The genomic segment CGCTGGCTTTGTGAGTGCAGGCTGCGGCGGAGGCGGAACACTTTATAATTTGCCTGATAATCCGGAGAGTCCCGATGTTCCCGTGCCCGATGTCCCGGAATTGCCGACGAGTCCCGATATACCAGAGACTCCCGAGAAAACAGATTATTACACAATTACATTTGATTCTGACGGTGGCAGCAAAATCGAAAAACAGATAGTTTCACAAAATGAAGCAGTTAATGAACCTGAAGAACCTTTAAAAGATGGCTTCACTTTCTTAGGTTGGTTTAATGATGAGGGCAGAATGTTTTATTTCGGAGAATCAATCGATCATGATATTACGTTAAAAGCTGAATGGCTAAAGACGGTTTCATCTACTCCCGAAGAACTTAAGATACTCGAAAATAGCGAATATAATA from the Synergistaceae bacterium genome contains:
- a CDS encoding InlB B-repeat-containing protein yields the protein MKQRKFFALVFMLILLFAGFVSAGCGGGGTLYNLPDNPESPDVPVPDVPELPTSPDIPETPEKTDYYTITFDSDGGSKIEKQIVSQNEAVNEPEEPLKDGFTFLGWFNDEGRMFYFGESIDHDITLKAEWLKTVSSTPEELKILENSEYNSTMSLSLDNGGALIHVEVQCVTEGFAIIEASEVQNDPMKNAPG